A region of Micromonas commoda chromosome 4, complete sequence DNA encodes the following proteins:
- a CDS encoding predicted protein has product MSRQPDVSVGGHSFRLFLLFLAAMCAVTVASGARRTPTGVVLRKPLQILKESKTDFAPGTSGGGPTYWLYRDFHREVPAQVEATGWILAGNMADRAERVAAHHALWSEAAPDDDDAPPALPNVARASLLENIARLLTSVSAVQY; this is encoded by the coding sequence ATGTCTCGCCAGCCCGACGTCTCCGTCGGTGGGCACAGCTTCAGGCTATTCTTActgttcctcgcggcgatgtgtGCGGTCACAGTCGCGTCAGGCGCTCGTCGTACTCCCACCGGCGTCGTCTTGCGCAAGCCGCTTCAGATACTAAAGGAGAGCAAGACTGACTTCGCGCCCGGCACGAGCGGTGGCGGCCCGACGTACTGGCTATACCGCGACTTCCATCGCGAGGTACCCGCGCAGGTGGAGGCCACGGGATGGATACTGGCTGGTAACATGGCCGACAGagcggagcgcgtcgccgctcaccACGCGCTGTGGTCGGAGGCTGCTCctgatgacgacgacgcgccacCGGCGTTGCCCAACGTTGCGAGGGCCAGTCTCCTCGAAAATATCGCCAGGCTTTTGACCAGTGTTTCTGCGGTTCAGTACTGA
- a CDS encoding predicted protein, translating into MAGGRGGRGNGRGGRGGGGGNNGRRVVQVVSPQPGAKNKTGGAKTLDARFTALNKRRAEQVQRGTTARYAATMAKRTGQSAKKFAAPVAVAGKGKKIVVAKKGVAVGKKKVTVAAKKAKLAAKKDARKAKAKGTAAPAKKATPAKKAPKKKKTKPAKPEYKPEDLDKDLDSYMAAAPANPEAMAA; encoded by the exons ATGgcaggaggacgcggaggacgcggtaacggcaggggcggcaggggcggcggcggcggcaacaacggccgtcgcgtcgttcagGTGGTCTCCCCCCAGCCCGGCGCCAAGAACAAAACGGGAGGCGCAAAGACGCTCGACGCCAGATTCACCGCCCTGAACAAGCGAAGGGCCGAGCAGGTGCAGCGCggcaccaccgcgcgctACGCCGCGACCATGGCGAAACGTACCGGACAGAGCGCCAAGAAGTTCGCG GCGCCCGTCGCAGTCGCGGGCAAGGGCAAAaagatcgtcgtcgccaagaagggcgtcgccgtcggcaagaagaaggtgaccgtcgcggccaagaaggccaagctcgcggcgaaaaaGGATGCGCGCAAGGCAAAGGCCAAGGGAACGGCCGCGCCGGCCAAGAAGGCCACACCGGCCAAGAAGGCccccaagaagaagaagactAAACCCGCCAAGCCCGAATACAAACCGGAAGATCTCGATAAGGATCTGGACAGCTACatggcggccgcgccggccaACCCGGAGGCCATGGCCGCGTGA
- a CDS encoding hypothetical protein (Has two domains. At 3 prime has TPR repeatst at 5 prime has pfam Region found in RelA / SpoT proteins), which produces MATLGGTAAATALAPPSCGARSGARFAGVGGRRMERQLSGSVAASSGKGMGVGCSPRAGSRRCARTVRRARPCDRDVKLRAASGDGVRDGDAEMDGEAPEREATQSGRGSPGARGRKNGAGGSSPSSALVASNSLASSSRVVEFVAAWDALSPRLAAAAASGTSFSARTPLGETVPVSAAGNREMLLSALKLAIPRLQMIPDQQTNPGERPVHERAVEVTLALVDIGMDAECMSAGLLREALVAGTVSLDEIESHLGAGVMRLAHDCARLHALPRRVGSYDDGAAEKLRTFCLTFHDVRAVVVELAYRADQLRRAESLPPVRRTALALETMQLYAPMAHALDAGPLCAELEDLSLQWLFPSSYKSLEQWLRGEGPADRSALDRAREWLTEALCADPGLMTLVGGPAGVAVKARRKSLFSTMRKVLRDGRAREDVHDLLGMRVIITPQPGAPSHSRAGETNEDDVAAAERSAMAACYRAQQIAHGVFDVVAGRTKDYLQRPKSNGYRSLHSTLTLPEDWTNADGTVNNAGGGSKVEDEPGMDANGKIKERSKEKSGKEGGKEGRRVELQVRTAAMHAAAEMGSAAHTAYKGGFKEDPGAADALAELVNAANAAAEERFGSFTEAGLADAAGSDADRMFQMFDLNGDGAVTREELRSVIGDLWQGTAGDGEESELRHSADELIELLDVDEDGTVSREEFAKFRTSVAVLGSLPDADAATAAAIECKFTPRVEAEILEDEDDVNVDEDDDDISAADISKINFEDDTVAGQASWTTASGADAPAVDVSIVSMEKARSMAAKIDEEADEDSSFSEDEVEDAVAAFAAAQAMSPPPLPPAPPAGRIRPADETLREASRQLKDKQGGDVQWQLVWDLMRAGRPETARELFYQRTTKNPSSTTLWEQWARFELLQGDAERARGLYRAALLHAEGRPRARAESLRKWGVMEFGAGEPANAVGLFERALNVLQDAEEAAAAAEEAETVEHLGTGSASSSTDASSDWSDGIGETAVDACSDLECVPRLVTSESSASLRRAQTVVLCAWAQVALRSGDVSAAQALLEDARTRDGDNVRVLHASAQLAEASGDVEGARKIFAAAAERAPRDPHVALSRARLQCWKLDDPDGAREIFTAAAAANPENYRVLQAWAVMESRRPRGGGGKVADYAKLTFEDKVAGMAAARPLFQRAADVAPWATKVWAAWAQAEFDATGDVDRARELYTRGLASDPTSVVCLRGLGRVERTAERFSQARDYLERALDLEPRNHMCVRELAMIEEKSGNKARAARYFNVAKALVKEEKAARDKKGGPPPPKSGKGTWAPAEAAAAARGYAAMVKSQSASYTVRYPGGGEAGGGSHSFRSVLAAARGEAAAARRDKGRAGGAAARRGRAAYVRSERIRGTREADASTAPADGERVWSGRVDGRAPLRVRSRGGDGPSPVGSSLDGPGSSLDPLGSSLDASGSFDMGESRDDAYAAYMSDDVEDSFEDDSYDEQVAKSMLRGYAD; this is translated from the coding sequence ATGGCGACGCTCGGtgggaccgccgcggcgacggcgctcgcgccgccgtcgtgcggtgcgcgctcgggcgcgcgcttcgcgggcgtcggcgggcggcggatggAGAGGCAGTTATCCggctcggtcgcggcgtcgtcgggaaaGGGAATGGGAGTAGGGTGCTCGCCCCGCGCTGGAtcgaggcgatgcgcgcgcacggtccggcgcgcgcgcccgtgcgatcgcgacgtcaagcttcgcgcggcgtcgggcgacggcgtgagggacggcgacgcggagatggacggggaagcccccgagcgcgaggcgacccAATCTGGCAGGGGTTCCCCGGGCGCCCGGGGAAGGaagaacggcgcgggcgggtcgtcgccctcatccgcgctcgtcgcgtccaactcgctcgcctcgagcagccgcgtcgtcgagttcgtcgccgcgtgggaCGCGCTCTCCCctcggctcgccgccgccgccgcgtcgggaaCCTCGTTCAGCGCGCGAACCCCACTCGGCGAGACCGTcccggtgagcgccgcgggaaaCCGAGAGATGCTCCTGTCGGCGCTCAAACTCGCGATCCCGCGCCTGCAGATGATCCCGGACCAGCAGACGAATcccggcgagcgccccgtGCACGAGAGGGCGGTGGAGgtgaccctcgcgctcgtggacatCGGCATGGACGCCGAGTGCATGAGCGCGGGTCTGCTCAGGGAGGCGCTGGTGGCGGGCACCGTGTCcctcgacgagatcgagtcgcacctcggcgccggcgtcatGCGACTCGCGCACGACTGCGCCAGGCTCCACGCGCTGCCGAGACGCGTGGGCTcgtacgacgacggcgccgcggagaagctcAGGACGTTCTGCCTCACCTTTCACGACGTGAGAGCAGTCGTGGTGGAGCTCGCGTACCGAGCGGATCAGCTCAGGCGAGCCGAGTCCCTACCGCCCGTGAggcgcaccgcgctcgcgctcgagacgaTGCAACTGTACGCCCCGATGGCgcacgccctcgacgccgggcccCTGTGCGCGGAGCTGGAGGACCTGTCGCTGCAGTGGCTGTTCCCGAGCTCGTACAAATCGCTGGAGCAGTGGCTGCGCGGGGAGGGCCCGGCTGATCGAAGCGCGCTGGATCGCGCCAGGGAGTGGCTCACCGAGGCGCTGTGCGCGGACCCGGGCCTCATGACCCTCGTGggcggacccgcgggcgtcgccgtcaagGCTCGAAGGAAGAGCCTGTTCAGCACCATGCGCAAGGTGCTGCGCGACGGTCGGGCGCGAGAGGACGTGCACGACCTGCTGGGCATGCGCGTGATCATCACGCCccagcccggcgcgccgtcgcactctcgcgcgggcgagaccaacgaggacgacgtggcggcggccgaacgcagcgcgatggcggcgtgcTACCGCGCGCAGCAGATTGCGCACGGAgtcttcgacgtcgtcgcgggccgAACGAAAGATTACCTCCAGCGGCCCAAGTCCAACGGATACAGGTCCCTGCACAGCACCCTGACCTTACCCGAAGACTGGACGAACGCCGACGGTACCGTCAACAACGCGGGGGGTGGATCGAAGGTGGAGGACGAGCCGGGGATGGACGCCAACGGTAAGATCAAGGAGAGATCCAAGGAGAAGTCTGGCAAGGAGGGCGGCAAGGAGGGACGGAGGGTCGAGCTTCAGGttcgcaccgccgccatgcacgccgccgccgagatgGGATCCGCGGCGCACACCGCGTACAAAGGCGGTTTCAAGGAggacccgggcgcggcggacgcgctggcggagcTGGTCAACgcggccaacgccgcggcggaggagcgatTCGGGAGCTTCACCGAGGCTggcctcgcggacgccgcgggctcggacgCCGACCGCATGTTCCAGATGTTCGATctcaacggcgacggcgcggtgacgcgcgaggagctcaggTCGGTCATCGGCGACTTGTGGCAGGgcaccgccggggacggggaggagtCCGAGCTGAGGCACAGCGCGGATGAGCTCATCGAGCTcctggacgtggacgaggacgggacGGTTTCGCGGGAGGAGTTTGCCAAATTTCGCAcctccgtcgcggtgctGGGCTCGTTGCcagacgcggacgcggcgaccgcggcggcgatcgagtgCAAGTTCAcgccccgcgtcgaggctgagatactcgaggacgaagacgacgtgaacgtggacgaagacgacgacgacatctccgcggcggacatctCCAAGATCAACTTTGAGGACGATACCGTCGCGGGACAGGCGTCTTGGaccaccgcgtccggcgccgacgcacccgccgtggacgtctcAATCGTTTCGATGGAGAAGGCGAGGTCGATGGCGGCTAAGATTGACGAAGAAGCCGACGAGGATAGCTCCTTCTCCGAGGATgaggtcgaggacgccgtggcggcgTTTGCAGCCGCTCAGGccatgtcgccgccgccgttaccccccgcgccgcccgcgggccgAATCCGTCCCGCGGACGAGACTTTGCGAGAGGCGTCCCGTCAGCTCAAGGACAAGCAGGGCGGCGATGTTCAGTGGCAGCTCGTGTGGGATCTGATGCGAGCGGGGCGACCGGAGACGGCTCGCGAGCTCTTCTACCAGCGAACCACCAAGAATCCATCGTCCACGACGCTGTGGGAGCAGTGGGCGCGGTTCGAGCTCCTgcagggcgacgcggagcgcgcgcgcggcctctACCGCGCCGCGCTACTCCACGCGGAAGGCAGGCCGAGGGCCAGGGCTGAGAGCCTGAGGAAGTGGGGCGTGATGGAATTTGGGGCGGGCGAGCCCGCCAACGCCGTCGGCCTCTTCGAGCGAGCTCTGAACGTCCTTCAGGACGCcgaagaagccgccgccgcggcggaggaggccgagaccgtcgagcacctcggAACCGGCAGCGCCTCCTCAAGCAcggacgcctcctccgactGGAGCGACGGCATCGGTGAGACggccgtggacgcgtgcTCCGACCTCGAGTGCGTCCCTCGGCTGGTAACCTCCGAGTCGTCTGCGTCGCTCCGCCGAGCGCAAACCGTCGTGCTGTGCGCGTGGGCGCAGGTGGCTTTAAGGTCCGGGGACGTCAGCGCCGCccaggcgctcctcgaggacgcgcgcacccgcgacggggacAACGTCAGGGTCCTGCACGCGTCGGCTCAGTTGGCGGAGGCTTcaggcgacgtcgagggagcGAGGAagatcttcgccgccgcggctgagagGGCCCCGCGAGATCCGCACGTGGCGctgtcgcgcgcgaggctgcaGTGCTGGAAGCTGGACGatcccgacggcgcgcgcgagatcttcaccgccgccgccgccgcgaaccccgAGAATTACCGCGTGCTTCAGGCGTGGGCGGTTATGGAatcgaggcgcccgcgcggcggcggcggcaaggtgGCAGATTATGCGAAACTTACATTCGAAGATAAGGTGGCTggcatggcggcggcgcgaccgctgttccaacgcgccgccgacgtcgcgccgtggGCCACCAAAGTATGGGCCGCGTGGGCTCAGGCCGAGTtcgacgccaccggcgacgtggaccgGGCCAGGGAGCTCTACACCCGCGGTTTGGCCTCCGATCCCACCAGCGTGGTGTGCCTGCGCGGGCTCGGTCGGGTGGAGCGGACGGCGGAGCGGTTCTCGCAGGCGCGGGActacctcgagcgcgcgttggACCTGGAACCCCGCAACCACATGtgcgtccgcgagctcgcgatgATCGAAGAGAAGAGCGGAAAcaaggcgagggcggcgaggtactTTAACGTGGCCAAGGCTTTGGTCAAGGAGGAGAAAGCCGCGAGGGACAAGAAGGgtggaccgccgccgccgaaatCCGGTAAGGGCACGTGGGcacccgccgaggctgccgcggcggcgcgcgggtacGCCGCGATGGTCAAGTCGCAGTCAGCGAGCTACACGGTGCGCTaccccggcggtggcgaggccgGGGGCGGTTCGCACAGCTTCAGgtcggtgctcgccgccgcgaggggcgaggcggcggcggctcggcgggacaagggccgcgcggggggagcggcggcgcgacgcggccgggcCGCGTACGTTCGCTCGGAGAGGATTCGCGGTACCCGCGAGGCGGatgcgtcgacggcgccggcggacggcgagcgggTGTGGAGCGGTCGGGTCgacggccgcgcgccgcttcgcgtcaggtcccgcggcggcgacgggcccaGTCCGGTAGGGAGCAGCCTGGACGGCCCGGGGTCGTCGCTCGATCCGCTGGGTTCGTCGCTGGACGCCAGCGGCAGCTTCGACATGGGCGAGAGTAGGgacgacgcgtacgccgcgtacatgagcgacgacgtcgaggacagCTTCGAGGATGACAGTTACGACGAGCAAGTAGCCAAGAGTATGCTGAGGGGATACGCGGATTAA
- a CDS encoding Drug/Metabolite transporter superfamily (drug/metabolite), giving the protein MGVFGVALLTNSGGDPTYADALCVLSATVFGYHMHVSGNVAPKFEDQELPFVAMQLTVVGVEAGIFKLGEIVFEAANGGPDLMTVIANVPATTGDVPWAPLVYMGVVTTAFTLFIEFIAFQSIPASLAALIYTAEPLWGAAFAWHFMGDRWGGIGWAGAGLIVIATVGSQYLSFKEDVKTDENAAPAILP; this is encoded by the coding sequence ATGGGCGTCTTCGGAGTGGCGCTGCTGACcaacagcggcggcgacccgacctacgccgacgcgctctgCGTCTTATCCGCCACCGTCTTTGGCTACCACATGCACGTCAGCGGGAACGTCGCGCCAAAGTTCGAGGACCAGGAGCTTCCCTTCGTCGCCATGCAGCTCACCGTGGTTGGAGTCGAGGCGGGCATATTCAAGCTCGGCGAGATTGTCTTTGAGGCGGCTAACGGCGGACCCGACCTGATGACCGTAATTGCCAACGTGCCCGCCACGACTGGAGACGTGCCTTGGGCCCCGCTGGTGTACATGGGCGTCGTGACCACCGCGTTCACGCTGTTCATCGAGTTCATCGCGTTCCAGAGCATCCCCGCGTCGTTAGCCGCGCTCATCTACACGGCGGAGCCGCTCTGGGGCGCCGCGTTTGCGTGGCATTTCATGGGGGATCGGTGGGGCGGAATCGgttgggcgggggcgggtctCATCGTCATCGCGACGGTGGGTTCGCAGTACTTGTCTTTCAAGGAGGACGTAAAGACGGacgagaacgcggcgccggcgattCTCCCTTAA